The proteins below are encoded in one region of Bremerella sp. P1:
- a CDS encoding CASTOR/POLLUX-related putative ion channel → MKPVTLRQRLRYQFDTFISKGGGSIFVSLVVVFLVLFALLAGLRGLSMLIEPSGVSHETHDSFLGQVYIIFLELTDPGNMNQDKFSSPLIKISGVLAGLAGVIILSMLIAFITTALDQKLAELRKGFSRVIEDDHTLILGWNHRVPEILRELVIANESESDACVVILADVPKEEMDDFLSVNVTDRRTTRIVTRSGKPSAKLNLEMVSLSTSKSVVVLASCPEAATDAEKAASDIRTIKTILGVMASRDENEHEELNIVAELFFERSRNIAEDISSEVTAIDGQEILAKLLVQTSRSLGLSVVYAEMLSFDGCELYFHQAPWNGITFGQVMYHFPDGVPIGLRHVDGTVVINPEASMVLGEEDDILILAEDDSTIEFVKDAVAKPNGLKLADGKKSEQTVERELLIGWNEKLPLIVREYADYVQPGSQIDIMLREPNDAIQEKVVQLDAELEHMTVRLIESNPTDIPSLTALQPFHYDNIIILSSGDVEADSETSDSETIVILILLRKIFSEAGDGIDTSKTKIITEVMDSDNQELVARAGVHDFIISNRFVSTILAQISEEASIKAVYDDLFSEDGSEIYLKPARLYFDSFPVEVTFADMMDIAQQRQEVCIGVKVQALENNMNQNFGVKLIPEKNTKWTLNAEDRLVVVSEDET, encoded by the coding sequence GTGAAACCAGTCACTTTGCGTCAGCGGCTTCGATACCAATTCGATACCTTCATCTCTAAAGGAGGCGGTTCAATCTTCGTGAGCCTGGTGGTCGTCTTCCTGGTGCTGTTTGCCTTACTCGCCGGGCTGCGGGGCCTGAGCATGTTGATCGAACCGTCTGGCGTTTCGCACGAAACACACGATTCGTTTCTCGGCCAGGTTTACATCATCTTCCTGGAGTTGACCGACCCGGGGAATATGAACCAGGACAAGTTCTCGTCGCCCCTGATCAAGATATCAGGTGTCTTGGCTGGCCTGGCCGGCGTGATCATTCTGTCGATGCTGATCGCATTCATCACTACGGCGCTCGATCAGAAACTGGCCGAACTCCGCAAAGGCTTTTCCCGCGTCATCGAAGACGACCACACGCTGATCCTGGGTTGGAATCATCGCGTGCCGGAGATCCTCCGTGAACTGGTGATCGCCAACGAAAGCGAAAGTGATGCCTGCGTGGTGATTCTGGCCGATGTCCCTAAGGAAGAGATGGACGACTTCCTCAGTGTGAACGTCACTGATCGCCGCACGACCCGCATCGTCACCCGTAGCGGTAAACCTTCGGCGAAGCTCAACCTCGAGATGGTTTCGCTGTCGACCAGTAAAAGTGTCGTGGTGCTGGCCTCGTGCCCGGAAGCGGCCACCGACGCGGAGAAAGCGGCCAGCGATATTCGCACGATCAAAACGATTCTCGGCGTGATGGCCTCGCGCGATGAGAACGAACACGAAGAACTGAACATCGTGGCCGAGCTGTTCTTCGAGCGGAGCCGCAACATTGCCGAAGACATCTCGTCCGAGGTTACGGCAATCGACGGGCAAGAGATTTTGGCCAAGCTGCTAGTGCAGACGAGCCGTTCGCTGGGGCTGAGCGTTGTGTATGCCGAGATGCTGTCGTTCGACGGTTGCGAGCTTTACTTCCACCAGGCCCCGTGGAACGGTATCACGTTTGGCCAGGTAATGTATCACTTCCCCGATGGCGTACCGATTGGCCTGCGGCATGTCGACGGCACGGTGGTGATCAATCCTGAAGCCAGCATGGTGCTCGGCGAAGAGGACGACATTCTGATTCTGGCTGAAGACGATTCGACGATCGAGTTTGTCAAAGACGCGGTCGCCAAGCCCAACGGGCTGAAGCTGGCCGACGGCAAGAAGAGCGAGCAGACGGTTGAACGCGAACTGCTGATCGGCTGGAACGAGAAGCTGCCGCTGATCGTTCGCGAATATGCCGACTACGTTCAGCCTGGCTCGCAGATCGATATCATGCTTCGCGAGCCGAACGATGCAATTCAAGAAAAGGTCGTGCAACTGGATGCCGAACTCGAACATATGACCGTTCGCCTGATCGAGTCGAACCCGACGGATATTCCTTCGCTGACGGCGCTGCAGCCGTTTCACTACGACAACATCATCATCCTGAGTTCCGGTGATGTTGAAGCCGACTCGGAAACCTCCGACTCCGAGACGATCGTCATCTTGATTCTGCTGCGGAAGATCTTCTCGGAAGCTGGGGATGGCATCGACACGAGCAAGACCAAGATCATTACCGAGGTGATGGACTCCGACAATCAGGAGCTGGTCGCCAGGGCAGGGGTGCACGACTTCATCATCTCGAACCGCTTCGTCAGCACGATCCTGGCCCAGATCAGCGAAGAGGCCAGCATCAAGGCTGTGTATGACGACCTGTTCTCCGAGGATGGTTCCGAGATCTACCTGAAGCCAGCCCGACTCTACTTCGATTCGTTCCCGGTGGAAGTCACCTTCGCCGACATGATGGATATCGCCCAGCAGCGCCAGGAAGTATGCATTGGCGTGAAAGTTCAGGCGTTAGAAAACAACATGAACCAGAACTTCGGCGTGAAGCTGATCCCTGAAAAGAACACGAAGTGGACCTTAAATGCGGAAGACCGCCTGGTGGTGGTTTCGGAGGATGAGACTTAA
- a CDS encoding family 43 glycosylhydrolase gives MQSTQPIACNHRLYALAVVAAVLFAGVAAAEEKTRTFVNPVYAGQDPYIMVGPDGAYYQAASIRDDRGIRVYRSESLTDRGIHRDVFSAPDEGPYRAQWWAPEIHYLDGSWYIYTCADDGDNAKHRVVVLKADSDDPLGSYSIAAELDTPAWAIDATIATFGNGRRYCIWSGWPVGTDPDSTQHLFISEMESPTKLIGDVVDLSTKMYPWETAGRPAGLNEGAQVLRRNGKTMIIYAASGSWTPDYCFGLMTLEGDDPLDASAWKKQDKPWFSRANEVYGPGHGCLVASPDGTEDWLAFHSSIDAKGSWNRCISLKKVTWNEAGMPEAGQPAAWGEPLSRPSGEAKLKQGVAVDDGFASPDAWEELHFFNGRTLRFRDGVCELRADADRRFGDKILLRGYTYDNFVLKTQIQIERGKGAAGVIFRVQNAGIGRNNFQGYVANITTSGDLVLARCDGNRITPLAKAPIDVAMGQWHDLSVAADGSELKVYITDMKNPKLTVVDKTFAAGKLGVRGDDVRVEFRQLSIEPITP, from the coding sequence ATGCAATCAACACAACCGATCGCTTGTAACCATCGCCTGTACGCACTGGCAGTGGTGGCTGCTGTTCTTTTCGCCGGCGTGGCCGCGGCAGAAGAGAAAACCCGCACGTTCGTGAACCCAGTTTATGCCGGGCAAGACCCTTACATCATGGTGGGGCCGGATGGGGCCTATTATCAGGCTGCCAGTATTCGTGACGATCGTGGCATTCGCGTTTATCGCAGCGAGTCGCTCACCGATCGCGGGATTCACCGCGACGTTTTCTCTGCTCCGGACGAAGGCCCCTATCGCGCTCAGTGGTGGGCCCCCGAGATCCACTACTTGGATGGCAGTTGGTACATCTATACCTGTGCCGACGACGGCGACAACGCCAAGCATCGCGTCGTTGTGCTGAAAGCCGACAGCGATGATCCGCTTGGTTCGTACTCGATCGCTGCGGAACTTGATACGCCTGCCTGGGCGATCGATGCGACCATTGCGACCTTCGGCAACGGCCGGCGCTACTGCATCTGGTCAGGCTGGCCGGTCGGTACCGATCCTGATTCCACGCAGCACCTGTTCATTTCCGAGATGGAGTCTCCCACAAAGCTCATCGGCGACGTGGTTGACCTTTCGACGAAGATGTACCCCTGGGAAACGGCTGGCCGCCCGGCCGGGCTCAATGAAGGCGCCCAGGTGCTGCGCCGCAATGGCAAGACCATGATCATTTACGCTGCCAGCGGATCGTGGACGCCTGACTATTGCTTTGGGCTGATGACACTGGAAGGAGATGACCCGCTGGATGCGTCCGCTTGGAAGAAGCAGGACAAACCGTGGTTCTCTCGGGCGAACGAAGTTTACGGACCTGGACATGGCTGCCTGGTGGCTTCACCCGATGGCACCGAGGACTGGCTGGCGTTTCACAGCTCGATCGATGCGAAGGGTTCGTGGAACCGCTGCATCAGCTTGAAGAAAGTGACCTGGAATGAAGCTGGCATGCCGGAAGCAGGCCAGCCGGCTGCTTGGGGTGAGCCGCTTTCGCGGCCTTCAGGCGAGGCCAAACTAAAACAGGGCGTTGCGGTCGACGATGGCTTCGCTTCGCCTGATGCCTGGGAAGAGCTGCACTTCTTCAACGGGCGGACACTTCGATTTCGAGACGGAGTTTGCGAGCTTCGTGCAGACGCCGATCGGCGCTTTGGTGATAAGATCTTGCTTCGCGGCTATACATACGACAACTTCGTTTTGAAAACGCAAATTCAGATCGAACGAGGCAAAGGCGCAGCAGGCGTGATCTTTCGCGTCCAGAACGCAGGCATCGGACGAAACAATTTCCAAGGCTACGTGGCCAACATCACCACCAGCGGTGACTTGGTTCTGGCGCGATGCGATGGCAACAGGATCACACCTCTGGCCAAAGCGCCAATCGATGTTGCTATGGGCCAGTGGCATGACCTGAGTGTTGCAGCGGATGGAAGCGAGCTGAAGGTTTACATCACGGACATGAAGAACCCCAAGCTCACCGTCGTTGATAAAACGTTTGCGGCAGGAAAGCTGGGCGTTCGTGGTGACGACGTACGCGTCGAGTTTCGCCAGCTTTCCATCGAGCCGATAACGCCGTAG
- a CDS encoding acyl-CoA desaturase: MASVSRVPLRQERPPGAVPSKIWWPYAIGIGGMHLLALLALWPWLFSWSGVAAVLIGHHLFGMLGMTVGYHRLLTHRSFQCPRWLERTLAILGVCCLQDTPARWVATHRLHHQHSDQAHDPHSPLVNFMWGQMGWLMVNNRDVNRLSHLEKYAKDLMRDPFYMWLERSHHGLLVFGIHVVAIFALGAGIGWLSGGGPTEVLRMGLSLLVWGVAVRTVFVWHVTWAVNSLTHLWGYQTYATSDNSRNNWLVGLLAHGEGWHNNHHALPTAAAHGRRWWEFDLSYRVICFWERIGLAWNVARPELRGQHHLAVDNGE; encoded by the coding sequence ATGGCTAGCGTTTCGCGTGTGCCGCTGCGACAGGAAAGACCGCCTGGGGCTGTGCCCTCGAAAATCTGGTGGCCCTATGCGATTGGGATCGGCGGGATGCATTTGCTGGCGCTATTGGCACTTTGGCCATGGCTTTTCAGTTGGTCCGGCGTGGCCGCCGTGCTGATCGGACATCACCTGTTCGGCATGCTGGGCATGACGGTCGGGTACCACCGTTTGCTGACGCATCGCAGTTTTCAGTGCCCGCGTTGGCTTGAGCGGACGCTCGCCATCTTGGGTGTGTGCTGCTTGCAAGATACGCCCGCTCGCTGGGTTGCTACGCACCGGCTGCATCATCAGCACTCGGATCAGGCGCATGATCCTCATAGCCCGCTGGTCAATTTTATGTGGGGGCAGATGGGTTGGCTGATGGTGAACAACCGCGACGTCAACCGACTTTCGCATTTGGAAAAGTACGCCAAGGATTTGATGCGCGATCCGTTTTACATGTGGCTGGAACGTTCGCACCATGGGCTGCTGGTTTTCGGAATCCACGTGGTCGCGATCTTCGCCCTGGGGGCCGGCATCGGCTGGCTGTCTGGCGGTGGACCTACTGAGGTGCTGCGAATGGGGCTGAGCCTACTGGTTTGGGGTGTCGCCGTGCGAACGGTCTTTGTGTGGCACGTTACCTGGGCGGTGAACTCGCTGACGCACCTCTGGGGTTATCAAACGTACGCGACCAGCGACAACAGCCGCAACAACTGGCTGGTCGGACTGCTGGCCCACGGAGAAGGATGGCACAACAATCACCATGCCCTGCCAACCGCCGCAGCCCATGGGCGGAGGTGGTGGGAGTTCGATTTGTCGTACCGCGTGATCTGCTTCTGGGAACGCATCGGACTGGCATGGAATGTCGCGCGTCCCGAGCTCCGCGGCCAGCATCACCTAGCCGTAGATAACGGCGAGTAG
- a CDS encoding alpha/beta hydrolase has translation MTARSISALALLLAIGMTSFAVAQRPRREVKWVNPDIPKMPGLVHKVLESKSLGHEVGYVVWTPPEMDTSGETRYPVVYFLHGAGGSERSDAAGFASQVAGAIRGGKFPAAICVFPNGGMSGYRGDAEKMIVDELIPQIDQDYPTQAKPSGRVVCGFSMGGAGSVHLSLNHPDLFCAAGSWGGALAFRGSGEDSPLLAVAKQNADKLKANQYSLLTINGDQDRPDAFKPLKAIFDELDIEHRVVILEDTSHNLGKYHEKTSGLMLAFLKNQLGLAGT, from the coding sequence ATGACTGCCCGATCGATCTCGGCGCTCGCCCTGTTATTGGCCATTGGCATGACCTCTTTCGCGGTGGCCCAGCGTCCGCGTCGCGAGGTGAAATGGGTGAACCCCGACATCCCGAAGATGCCAGGCCTGGTGCACAAAGTGCTCGAAAGCAAGTCGCTCGGACACGAGGTCGGTTACGTCGTTTGGACACCGCCCGAAATGGATACCAGCGGCGAGACGCGTTACCCGGTGGTTTACTTCCTGCATGGTGCCGGCGGGAGCGAAAGGTCCGACGCCGCAGGCTTCGCCTCGCAAGTCGCCGGAGCGATCCGCGGTGGCAAGTTCCCCGCGGCGATCTGCGTGTTTCCTAACGGCGGCATGAGTGGCTATCGAGGGGACGCCGAGAAGATGATCGTCGACGAACTGATTCCCCAGATCGACCAAGACTATCCGACCCAAGCCAAGCCATCGGGGCGCGTCGTCTGCGGGTTCTCGATGGGAGGCGCCGGCTCGGTGCACCTATCGCTCAACCACCCGGACCTCTTCTGTGCCGCTGGCAGCTGGGGTGGTGCGTTGGCCTTCCGAGGCAGCGGCGAAGACAGCCCACTGTTGGCTGTCGCTAAGCAAAACGCCGACAAGCTGAAAGCGAACCAATACTCCCTGCTGACCATCAACGGCGATCAAGACCGTCCCGATGCGTTCAAGCCGCTGAAAGCCATATTCGATGAACTCGACATTGAGCATCGCGTGGTCATCCTGGAAGACACCAGCCACAACCTGGGTAAGTATCATGAGAAGACCAGTGGATTGATGCTGGCATTCCTGAAAAACCAGCTTGGCCTTGCTGGCACTTAG
- a CDS encoding carboxypeptidase regulatory-like domain-containing protein, with protein sequence MRLQFHTASTLALLTILTCLVGCSGGSMAPVQGVVTLDGKPISGLEVNFEPTGDTTDRTTATGYTQPDGSYSLVYPGYKTGAPLGDYIVRIAGGESLDDGTVVRVPSQYNKQSELKATVTSGENKFDFDLTTK encoded by the coding sequence ATGCGTCTGCAGTTTCACACTGCTTCCACACTAGCCCTGCTTACGATTTTGACGTGTCTTGTTGGTTGCTCCGGCGGCTCGATGGCTCCGGTCCAAGGCGTCGTCACGCTGGATGGCAAGCCCATCTCCGGTCTCGAAGTCAACTTTGAGCCGACCGGCGATACGACCGATCGAACGACCGCCACCGGCTACACCCAGCCAGACGGGAGTTACTCCCTGGTGTATCCAGGCTACAAGACCGGGGCTCCCCTGGGCGACTATATCGTTCGCATCGCTGGGGGTGAATCGCTCGACGATGGAACCGTTGTGCGCGTTCCCTCCCAGTACAACAAGCAGTCAGAGCTAAAAGCAACCGTCACTTCCGGCGAGAACAAGTTCGACTTCGATCTGACAACCAAGTAA
- a CDS encoding phosphotransferase enzyme family protein translates to MDPNHLPVDDSSAYHDALAQCVDHWGLVLEKTELIRDGINHVYGSETREGAPVIVRISDGAIRSEAELLGELLWLAHLRKNGCTVTHPIPSRRGELLETIERDDAVLHVACFERFPGKHLHKNSVNEWNDDLLLELGRQIGRIHRLSDEFHLPPDKDRKQWYDVEETHFPDPLLPAYNAEVVHVMKSFLNKIRQRHQQPRHYGLVHRDIHAGNFLVDAGKIEIIDFDLGCYGWRTMDFATLLFARYYFPTISVPDASPKRAGECLAVLVRGYREEYTLDDEQLETVADMVLIHSTLNYVIVRPAIHHWELAIPEGNCSITDSMNWLENLWLRGHPLELDLSQV, encoded by the coding sequence GTGGATCCTAATCATTTGCCTGTCGATGATTCGTCTGCCTACCATGACGCGCTGGCGCAGTGCGTCGATCACTGGGGCCTGGTGCTGGAAAAGACGGAGTTGATTCGCGACGGGATCAATCACGTCTATGGCAGCGAAACTCGTGAAGGGGCTCCGGTGATCGTGCGGATCTCCGACGGAGCGATCCGCAGCGAGGCCGAACTGTTGGGCGAGCTCCTGTGGCTGGCTCATCTGCGCAAAAACGGCTGCACAGTCACGCATCCGATTCCCTCGCGGCGCGGCGAACTGCTGGAAACGATCGAGCGCGACGATGCCGTACTGCACGTCGCCTGCTTCGAGCGTTTCCCGGGTAAGCACCTGCACAAGAACTCCGTCAACGAGTGGAATGATGATCTGCTGCTGGAACTGGGCCGGCAGATTGGTCGTATCCATCGTCTCTCCGATGAGTTCCATCTGCCCCCGGACAAGGATCGCAAGCAGTGGTATGACGTCGAGGAGACCCACTTCCCCGATCCCCTGCTTCCGGCCTACAACGCGGAAGTCGTCCACGTGATGAAGTCGTTCTTGAACAAGATTCGTCAGCGTCACCAGCAGCCGCGGCACTACGGCCTGGTGCATCGCGATATTCACGCCGGCAACTTTCTGGTCGACGCCGGCAAGATCGAGATCATCGATTTCGACCTCGGCTGCTACGGCTGGCGTACGATGGATTTCGCCACGCTGCTGTTTGCCCGGTATTACTTTCCCACGATCAGCGTGCCCGATGCATCGCCTAAGCGAGCCGGCGAATGCCTGGCCGTTTTGGTGCGCGGATACCGTGAAGAGTACACCCTGGACGACGAGCAACTGGAAACGGTCGCCGACATGGTGCTTATCCACAGCACGCTGAACTACGTGATCGTCCGCCCGGCGATCCATCACTGGGAACTTGCGATTCCCGAAGGCAATTGCTCGATTACCGACAGCATGAACTGGCTCGAAAACCTCTGGCTGCGCGGGCACCCGCTCGAGCTTGATCTCAGCCAAGTGTAG
- a CDS encoding cupin domain-containing protein, with protein MMHPATIRPATEGTRVAVVGDLYRYLATGDETGGAYATMDATVPPGGGPPPHVHSREEESFFVLEGEITFRLEDETIVAGPNTFVNIPIGALHSFKNESDQPARMLLTVAPAGLEKMFLDVGKVLTSPDEQPQPPTEEEIRKLLAVAPSYGVEIRLPH; from the coding sequence ATGATGCACCCCGCTACAATTCGTCCTGCCACCGAAGGTACTCGTGTTGCCGTCGTGGGCGATCTTTACCGCTACCTGGCCACCGGCGACGAAACGGGCGGGGCGTACGCGACGATGGACGCGACCGTTCCGCCTGGCGGTGGTCCACCGCCGCACGTTCATAGCCGGGAAGAAGAGTCGTTCTTCGTACTCGAAGGAGAGATCACGTTTCGTTTGGAAGACGAAACGATCGTCGCCGGCCCCAACACGTTTGTGAACATCCCCATCGGCGCCCTGCATAGTTTCAAGAACGAAAGCGACCAGCCTGCCCGGATGCTGCTAACGGTCGCCCCGGCCGGCCTGGAAAAGATGTTCCTGGACGTGGGCAAGGTACTGACCAGCCCCGACGAGCAGCCGCAGCCACCAACGGAAGAAGAGATTCGCAAGCTATTGGCAGTGGCGCCCAGCTATGGGGTTGAGATTCGTTTGCCGCATTAG
- a CDS encoding LysM peptidoglycan-binding domain-containing protein: MAVYIVKPGDSLSAIAAKHGIASWQVLYNHPSNAAFRTLRPNPNLIHPGDKINIPGSPGSQPATNTPIPAAEQPKYAMAIIDGTGPGEDAKYIPSMKYSFCRQLGDALEPINLGKYWRGPGPAGFEVEGLAQSAYEYLLGVHRSNPSTRLMLAGYSRGASAAILAAEHLEKNGNIPVDSLFLFDAVARHTISGGEVIPANVQFSRHVRRDLQATLVIKYEGSFSDAEIKGVSLTNSSNPMRPTFGNTGLTWRGNGDHLPAVPFAGSHGALGGVGWSFVTEDPMCQVRVASYMNAQLAARKVWHNLQSYRPDPTRRKLPGPNEFAFGMTLNALLLMKHRFDVKKAGQVP, encoded by the coding sequence ATGGCAGTCTATATTGTTAAGCCCGGTGATTCCTTATCGGCCATCGCTGCAAAACATGGGATCGCATCTTGGCAGGTTCTTTACAACCATCCCTCGAACGCCGCGTTCCGTACTCTTCGTCCAAATCCAAATCTCATTCATCCGGGCGACAAGATCAACATCCCTGGAAGTCCTGGTTCACAGCCAGCAACAAACACTCCGATACCGGCGGCAGAGCAACCCAAATATGCTATGGCCATCATCGACGGTACTGGCCCGGGAGAAGATGCGAAATACATTCCAAGCATGAAGTACTCGTTCTGTCGGCAACTTGGCGATGCATTGGAGCCAATCAATCTTGGAAAATACTGGAGAGGCCCAGGGCCGGCCGGGTTCGAAGTCGAGGGGCTGGCTCAAAGTGCCTATGAGTACCTGCTTGGTGTCCACCGTTCAAACCCCTCAACGCGACTGATGCTCGCTGGTTATAGCCGAGGGGCCTCTGCTGCGATTTTGGCTGCGGAGCATTTGGAGAAAAACGGCAACATTCCGGTGGATTCGCTATTCCTATTCGACGCGGTCGCGCGACACACAATTTCGGGAGGCGAGGTAATTCCGGCAAATGTTCAGTTCAGCCGTCACGTACGACGGGACTTGCAGGCAACCCTTGTCATCAAATACGAGGGGTCATTCTCGGATGCAGAGATCAAGGGAGTTAGCCTGACCAATTCATCAAATCCAATGCGGCCGACGTTTGGAAACACGGGCCTGACATGGAGAGGAAACGGTGACCACCTGCCGGCAGTCCCTTTCGCTGGCTCGCACGGAGCACTTGGTGGAGTTGGATGGAGTTTTGTAACTGAGGACCCTATGTGCCAAGTGCGTGTCGCATCGTACATGAATGCTCAGTTGGCGGCACGAAAAGTTTGGCACAACTTGCAGTCCTATCGTCCTGACCCTACAAGGCGGAAACTTCCGGGGCCTAACGAATTTGCGTTCGGGATGACGCTCAATGCCCTGCTGCTGATGAAGCATCGATTCGACGTGAAAAAAGCAGGACAAGTTCCCTAA
- a CDS encoding DUF1559 domain-containing protein, which translates to MRAKFMNRGFTLVELLVVIAIIGVLIALLLPAVQQAREAARRMQCSNNMKQIGLALHNYHDTYGAMPAGWLYRGGNGKCNYGWAVAILPFIEQQNFYDQLDPGNTPLYNRYNSSATAADKALLQQRIEAYICPSDAAPELAQSQKFSGTDHFDVAVANYVGCAGWSNTPNYPVKNLDAGGLLWGNSFLNFSDITDGTSNTLLVAEREYPKGRAATWLGAGKNDSFGNESTLRTVFRAAFTMNFDYAAAGQPQNAGKGWSSLHPGGVMSLTADASVHFVPETTDKNNVLKPLSLRNDGTPFEAPF; encoded by the coding sequence ATGCGCGCGAAGTTTATGAACCGAGGTTTTACCCTTGTCGAGTTGCTGGTGGTCATCGCGATTATCGGCGTTCTGATTGCCTTGTTACTGCCAGCCGTCCAGCAAGCCCGAGAGGCCGCTCGCCGGATGCAGTGCAGCAACAACATGAAGCAGATTGGCCTGGCACTGCACAACTACCACGATACCTATGGCGCCATGCCAGCCGGTTGGCTTTATCGCGGTGGAAATGGCAAGTGCAATTACGGCTGGGCCGTGGCCATTCTCCCCTTCATCGAACAGCAGAACTTTTACGATCAACTCGACCCAGGCAACACACCGCTGTACAACCGCTACAACAGCAGTGCCACAGCCGCGGATAAGGCCTTGCTGCAACAGCGAATCGAGGCCTACATCTGTCCTTCGGACGCTGCCCCCGAACTTGCCCAAAGTCAGAAGTTCAGCGGCACCGATCATTTTGACGTTGCCGTGGCTAACTACGTCGGCTGTGCTGGCTGGAGCAACACGCCCAACTATCCTGTTAAGAACCTCGATGCCGGCGGTCTGCTGTGGGGCAACAGCTTCCTCAACTTCTCGGACATTACCGACGGGACCAGCAACACGCTGCTCGTCGCCGAGCGTGAGTACCCCAAGGGACGGGCCGCAACCTGGCTCGGGGCTGGTAAGAACGACAGCTTTGGCAATGAGTCGACACTTCGTACGGTCTTCCGCGCGGCGTTTACGATGAACTTCGACTATGCCGCCGCCGGTCAGCCACAGAATGCCGGCAAAGGCTGGTCAAGCCTGCACCCTGGTGGCGTGATGTCGCTCACCGCGGATGCTTCGGTCCACTTTGTTCCCGAAACGACCGACAAGAACAACGTCTTGAAGCCGCTTAGCCTCCGCAACGATGGTACCCCCTTCGAAGCGCCCTTCTAA
- a CDS encoding YcxB family protein: protein MTPSTFELNYELTSEDVTAWKNFWHANFVARLMQHSRVFNLFVLILGAIIGLAVVGVFRLIVWAAGLTWDPMLYWLYFYGAIGGVVVTFVVFRSKRSEFGKKLIKRLSRDGLSEKDKDFLGHRTLTASMDGFTIESPQGSTTRKWNVVNCVHVTETHVFIQADVAVVVPRHAFSTDTDRDQFIEAVMNWSQQVPSEDNTTE from the coding sequence ATGACGCCATCGACGTTTGAACTGAATTATGAATTGACCTCCGAAGACGTAACTGCCTGGAAGAATTTCTGGCACGCGAACTTCGTTGCCCGACTGATGCAGCACTCCCGGGTTTTCAACCTGTTCGTTCTCATTCTCGGTGCGATCATCGGGCTCGCCGTCGTAGGTGTCTTCCGTCTTATCGTTTGGGCCGCTGGCCTCACATGGGACCCGATGCTGTACTGGCTCTATTTCTACGGCGCGATTGGCGGCGTCGTGGTGACGTTCGTCGTTTTTAGAAGCAAACGTAGCGAGTTCGGTAAGAAGCTGATTAAGAGACTCTCGAGGGACGGCCTCAGCGAGAAGGACAAGGATTTCCTCGGACACCGAACACTGACGGCCTCCATGGATGGCTTCACGATCGAGAGTCCACAGGGTTCCACCACCAGAAAATGGAACGTTGTGAATTGCGTCCACGTAACGGAAACGCACGTGTTCATCCAGGCCGACGTCGCCGTCGTCGTCCCCCGGCACGCATTCTCGACCGATACCGACCGCGATCAGTTCATCGAAGCCGTCATGAACTGGAGCCAGCAGGTACCAAGCGAAGACAACACCACGGAATGA